TAGACATAAGAGCACCATCAGGCACACCGATTCACTGCACAGCTGATGGTATTGTCAGCTATGAGGGTAAAACTAAGTACAATGGTAATTTTATTGTTATAGAGCATGGTTATGGTTTCTCTACTCTTTATGCCCATAATATGAGAAACTTGGTTAAAACAAAACAGAGAGTAAAGAGAGGAGATATTATCGCTTACTTAGGCTCAACAGGGCGAACTACAGGTCCACATCTTCACTATGAAGTCTGGAGAAATAGAAAGAAAGTAAACCCCTTGTCTTATTTGAACTCGCACTGGGGTGGTGGGAATGCTTGGAAAAAATAAGACTAAAGGCAATAGAGTGAATTCTTTCCTGGGAGAAGATACAATTTTTAGAGGAGAGGTTCAAACCAAAGGCACTCTACGGGTTGATGGAGAATTTGATGGCACACTTCAAGCAGACACTGTTATTGTTGGTGAAAAAGCAAGGATAAAAGGGAAAATAGTGGCGAAATCCGTGATTGTTAACGGCAGAATTGAGGCAAATAGCATTGATGCTAAGTCTGTTACTATTCAAACCAAGGGTCAAGTATACGGTGAGGTGAGAACACTAAATATTGTTATTTTTGAAGGTGGCATTTTTGAAGGAAAATGCATAAAAGCTAAAGAAAACAATATTGAGATCAACGGCAATCAAAAAGATTTGTCAGACAATCAGGTCTCAAACAACCTTTCTAAAGTTGGAAAAACATAGGATTGTAATTCTCACTTTAATGTGGGTAACATGAGTGGTCTGGATAATAAGCCTCTGCTTGGGTTTGAATTCTTTTTAAATCAGACAATGCCGACGCATCGTAGGCTTTTTTACTGTATCTCATATACTGAGGAATAGCAATTGCAGCTAAGATAGCAATAGTCGTCAAGACGATTTCTGCGAAGCGGAATTGAAAATTAATCCCTTTAATGTTATAAATACCTTCGGGGGGTATAGAATGAATGTTTTGGTTATCGGTGGAGGAGGAAGGGAACACTCTTTAGTATATAAATTAAAAGCGAACAGAGAGATAAAAAATCTCTTTACTGCTCCAGGAAATGCAGGCACAGAAAAATTATCTCAGAATGTAAATATTCCGCCAGAAAATATATCAGAGATAAAAAGTTTTTGTATTGAGAAAAAAATAGATTTGGTAG
Above is a window of Deltaproteobacteria bacterium DNA encoding:
- a CDS encoding polymer-forming cytoskeletal protein; translation: MLGKNKTKGNRVNSFLGEDTIFRGEVQTKGTLRVDGEFDGTLQADTVIVGEKARIKGKIVAKSVIVNGRIEANSIDAKSVTIQTKGQVYGEVRTLNIVIFEGGIFEGKCIKAKENNIEINGNQKDLSDNQVSNNLSKVGKT